From Candidatus Hoaglandella endobia, a single genomic window includes:
- the map gene encoding type I methionyl aminopeptidase, translating to MFIKTSDDLAKMRVAGRLAAEVLEMIEPYIIPGISTGELDRLCHNHITETQHAVSASLGYHGFPKSVCISVNDVVCHGIPSDEKLLKEGDILNIDVTVIKNSFHGDTSKMYIVGKPTILGKRLCQVTQASLYLAISMVQPNIRLRTLGKAIQQFVEAESFSVVREYCGHGIGEGFHEEPQVLHYDADDRGVILQPGMAFTLEPMVNAGDYRIRTMKDGWTVKTKDHSLSAQYEHTIVVTEDGCEVITLRVDETLPTFHQT from the coding sequence ATGTTTATCAAAACATCTGATGATCTTGCTAAGATGCGTGTTGCCGGCCGGCTGGCAGCTGAGGTTCTGGAAATGATTGAACCTTATATCATACCCGGCATAAGCACTGGCGAGTTAGACCGTCTTTGCCATAATCACATTACAGAAACGCAGCATGCTGTTTCCGCTTCTCTTGGTTACCACGGATTTCCGAAATCGGTATGTATTTCGGTGAATGATGTAGTATGCCACGGCATACCAAGCGATGAAAAACTCCTCAAAGAAGGAGATATCCTGAATATTGATGTCACGGTAATAAAAAATAGTTTCCATGGCGATACCTCAAAAATGTATATTGTTGGTAAACCTACTATACTTGGCAAACGTTTATGTCAGGTAACCCAGGCTAGCCTTTATCTAGCTATCAGCATGGTTCAGCCGAACATTCGGCTACGCACACTAGGCAAAGCCATTCAACAGTTCGTCGAGGCGGAAAGTTTTTCAGTAGTACGTGAATACTGCGGCCATGGCATCGGCGAGGGCTTCCATGAAGAGCCGCAAGTTTTGCACTATGATGCCGATGACAGAGGCGTAATTTTACAGCCAGGCATGGCTTTTACTCTAGAACCAATGGTCAACGCCGGGGATTACCGTATCCGCACTATGAAAGACGGCTGGACGGTAAAAACCAAGGATCACAGCCTGTCAGCACAGTACGAGCATACAATCGTCGTAACTGAAGACGGCTGTGAAGTGATAACACTGCGAGTCGATGAGACCTTACCAACCTTCCACCAGACCTGA
- the cdsA gene encoding phosphatidate cytidylyltransferase, whose amino-acid sequence MLKSRLVTAFILIPIVIAALFLLSPIKLVFVSLAVCMLSAWEWGQLAGLSSRSQRIWLLAISFCSLLLALMIFNLPDYLPFMQILQAQYVLWAAAIIWWQVALLLVLYYPNSATFWRNSKTLLLVFGSLTILPFFWGILALRQYHYGINHFIGAWLLLYVIVLVWGADSGAYILGRMIGRHKLAPKISPAKTWEGLVGGLITSSIIAWIFVRYTPIIDAAAPLALLICSMVAFFVSVLGDLTESMFKREAGIKDSSHLIPGHGGILDRIDGLMAAVPVFAGLMLLVFNAI is encoded by the coding sequence TTGCTTAAGTCTCGCCTGGTTACTGCCTTTATTCTAATACCCATAGTCATCGCTGCATTATTCTTATTATCGCCAATAAAGTTAGTATTTGTGAGCTTGGCAGTCTGTATGCTAAGCGCCTGGGAATGGGGCCAATTGGCTGGCCTATCTTCGCGTAGTCAACGGATATGGCTACTAGCTATTAGTTTCTGCAGCTTGCTTTTGGCGCTGATGATTTTTAATTTACCAGATTACCTGCCGTTTATGCAAATTTTGCAGGCGCAATACGTCCTGTGGGCCGCTGCCATTATTTGGTGGCAGGTGGCGTTATTATTGGTACTCTATTATCCTAATTCTGCTACATTTTGGCGTAATTCAAAAACACTGCTGCTGGTTTTTGGCAGCCTAACCATTTTACCGTTTTTCTGGGGCATACTAGCGTTGCGTCAATACCATTATGGTATTAACCATTTTATCGGCGCTTGGTTGCTGCTGTATGTCATTGTGCTAGTCTGGGGTGCAGATTCTGGTGCATATATTTTAGGGCGTATGATTGGACGCCATAAGCTGGCACCAAAAATTTCTCCCGCCAAAACCTGGGAGGGGCTGGTGGGAGGATTGATAACTTCGTCGATAATTGCCTGGATATTCGTTAGATACACCCCCATTATTGATGCGGCTGCGCCGCTGGCGCTGCTGATATGCTCAATGGTTGCGTTCTTCGTATCAGTATTAGGCGATTTAACAGAGAGTATGTTCAAACGGGAGGCTGGTATTAAAGATAGTAGTCATTTAATCCCCGGCCATGGGGGTATTTTAGATCGTATAGACGGTTTGATGGCTGCGGTGCCGGTGTTCGCTGGTCTGATGCTACTGGTATTTAACGCTATCTAA
- the ispU gene encoding (2E,6E)-farnesyl-diphosphate-specific ditrans,polycis-undecaprenyl-diphosphate synthase — MSSENQHKQKALPLPSPRHVAIIMDGNGRWAKNRGKLRIFGHQAGFRSVRRAVSLAISYRFDALTLYAFSSENWKRPTQEVSSLMELFIQALDNEVKSLNKYNVRLRIIGDISRFGERLQECIRHSEALTYNNNGLALNIAANYGGRWDIIQGVRHLASQVQDGILLPYQITEDALCRVVCMNELSPVDLVIRTGGEHRLSNFLLWQIAYAELFFTDVLWPDFDEAVFEGALNAFAQRERRFGGTRTNDTHAV; from the coding sequence ATATCGTCAGAAAATCAGCACAAGCAAAAAGCGTTGCCATTACCCTCACCACGACATGTGGCTATTATTATGGATGGTAATGGTCGCTGGGCTAAAAATCGAGGAAAATTACGTATCTTCGGTCACCAAGCTGGCTTTAGATCAGTTCGTCGTGCGGTAAGTTTGGCTATTAGTTACCGCTTCGACGCGTTAACGCTTTATGCATTCAGCAGTGAAAATTGGAAACGACCTACACAAGAAGTTTCATCTCTGATGGAATTATTTATACAGGCGCTGGATAATGAAGTTAAAAGTCTAAACAAATACAATGTTCGACTGCGTATTATCGGTGATATCTCCCGCTTCGGAGAGCGACTGCAAGAATGTATTCGTCACTCCGAGGCACTGACTTACAATAATAACGGGTTGGCTCTCAATATTGCCGCAAATTATGGCGGGCGGTGGGATATTATTCAGGGTGTTCGTCATCTTGCTTCCCAGGTTCAAGATGGTATATTACTCCCCTACCAGATAACTGAAGACGCTTTATGCCGTGTGGTCTGCATGAACGAGCTATCTCCTGTTGATCTAGTTATACGCACTGGTGGAGAACACCGCCTCAGTAATTTTCTATTATGGCAAATTGCCTATGCGGAACTATTTTTTACCGACGTATTATGGCCAGATTTTGACGAGGCTGTTTTTGAAGGTGCACTTAATGCTTTTGCTCAAAGAGAAAGGCGTTTTGGTGGAACGAGAACTAACGATACTCACGCAGTATAG
- the pyrH gene encoding UMP kinase — protein sequence MATNVKPIYQRILLKLSGDALQGKEGFGIDASVLDRMAQEIKELVELGIQVSLVIGGGNLFRGAGLAEAGMNRVVGDHMGMLATVMNGLAMRDALHRAYVNAHLMSAIPLNGVCDNYSWAEAISLLRNNRVVIFAAGTGNPFFTTDSAACLRGIEIEAEAVLKATKVDGVFSADPVDHPDATLYDQLSYQDVLEQELKIMDLAAFTLARDYNLPIRVFNMNKPGVLRRIVMGYKEGTLIIK from the coding sequence ATGGCAACTAACGTAAAACCCATATATCAGCGGATTCTGCTCAAATTGAGCGGTGACGCTCTGCAAGGTAAAGAAGGTTTCGGTATCGACGCCAGCGTGTTGGATCGCATGGCCCAGGAAATAAAAGAGTTAGTAGAACTTGGCATTCAGGTAAGTCTAGTGATAGGCGGCGGCAATTTATTTCGCGGCGCCGGTCTGGCTGAGGCCGGCATGAACCGTGTGGTTGGTGATCATATGGGAATGTTGGCTACTGTCATGAACGGTCTAGCGATGCGTGACGCTTTACACCGTGCCTACGTTAATGCCCATCTGATGTCAGCGATTCCTTTAAACGGTGTTTGCGATAATTACAGCTGGGCTGAAGCTATCAGTTTGCTGCGTAATAACCGTGTGGTAATTTTCGCTGCCGGAACCGGCAACCCATTTTTTACCACTGATTCCGCTGCTTGCTTACGCGGTATAGAAATTGAAGCAGAGGCTGTCCTTAAAGCTACTAAAGTAGATGGTGTTTTTTCTGCTGATCCAGTAGATCATCCGGATGCCACACTTTATGATCAATTAAGCTATCAGGATGTGCTAGAACAAGAGTTAAAAATAATGGATCTAGCTGCTTTTACCTTAGCACGTGATTACAATTTGCCGATACGCGTATTTAATATGAACAAGCCTGGCGTGCTACGGCGAATAGTAATGGGTTATAAAGAAGGTACTTTAATTATTAAATAA
- the hspQ gene encoding heat shock protein HspQ has product MIASKFGIGQQVRHKLLGYLGVIIDVDPEYSLEKPLLDEIAADNSLRTAPWYYVVMEDEEGKAVHTYLAEAQLGGESFSFHPEQPTLDELAESIRIQLQAPRLRN; this is encoded by the coding sequence ATGATTGCCAGCAAATTTGGGATAGGGCAACAAGTCAGGCATAAGCTGCTGGGGTATCTAGGGGTTATTATAGACGTAGATCCTGAATATTCTCTAGAAAAACCTTTGCTAGATGAAATTGCAGCGGATAATAGCTTACGCACAGCACCTTGGTATTATGTAGTGATGGAAGATGAGGAGGGAAAAGCAGTGCATACTTATTTGGCAGAAGCGCAATTGGGGGGAGAATCTTTTTCTTTTCATCCAGAGCAACCGACGCTAGACGAGTTAGCAGAGTCTATTCGTATTCAACTTCAAGCACCACGCTTAAGAAATTAA
- a CDS encoding Bax inhibitor-1 family protein translates to MDRLITIFSRRPSLLSTHKVLRNTYFLLSLTLAFSTFTATTSTVLHLPAPGLILTMVGFYFLLFLTHRLSNQPAGILATFALTGFMGYTLGPLLSMLLYSGSKDVILLSLGGTALVFFCCSAYVLTTKRNMSFLSGMLITGFVVLTIAIIANLFLHIAALSLTISIMSILFSAGTFLWETNNIIQNGETNYIRATVSIYVSLYNIFVNLLNIFTINRNHN, encoded by the coding sequence ATGGATCGTTTGATTACGATATTCTCACGCAGACCATCGTTATTAAGTACACATAAAGTGCTGCGTAACACCTATTTTTTACTGTCTCTTACATTGGCATTTTCTACTTTTACTGCCACCACAAGCACCGTGCTACATTTACCGGCACCTGGGTTAATTCTAACCATGGTTGGTTTTTATTTTCTGTTGTTCCTGACGCATCGGCTATCAAATCAGCCAGCAGGTATTCTAGCCACCTTTGCGTTAACTGGTTTTATGGGCTACACCTTAGGTCCGTTACTTAGTATGCTGCTATACTCCGGGTCAAAAGACGTAATTCTGCTGTCATTAGGAGGTACCGCTTTAGTCTTTTTTTGCTGTTCAGCTTATGTCCTAACTACAAAAAGGAACATGTCTTTCCTTTCTGGGATGTTAATTACAGGCTTTGTGGTATTAACTATCGCGATTATTGCTAATTTATTTTTACATATTGCAGCATTATCATTGACTATTAGTATAATGTCTATTTTATTTTCTGCTGGAACGTTTCTTTGGGAAACAAACAATATTATTCAAAATGGGGAAACAAACTATATCAGAGCTACAGTAAGTATCTATGTTTCATTGTACAATATATTTGTTAATTTATTAAATATATTTACTATTAATCGTAATCATAACTAA
- a CDS encoding TusE/DsrC/DsvC family sulfur relay protein — MQFNGIEILTDAQGYLINHQHWCDELAVEIARLEKIKLSEAHWEIIRFVRNFYLQYNTSPTVRMLIQAMSKSFGETKVNSRYLFRLFPQGPAKQATKIAGLPKPVKCL, encoded by the coding sequence ATGCAATTTAATGGTATTGAAATACTTACCGATGCGCAAGGGTATTTAATTAATCACCAACACTGGTGTGATGAACTAGCGGTAGAAATTGCACGTCTTGAAAAGATTAAGCTAAGTGAAGCGCACTGGGAGATTATTCGTTTTGTAAGAAACTTTTACTTACAATATAATACATCGCCAACAGTTAGAATGTTAATTCAAGCAATGTCTAAGTCATTCGGTGAGACTAAAGTAAATAGTCGTTATTTATTCCGTTTATTCCCTCAAGGTCCTGCTAAACAGGCTACAAAAATAGCTGGTTTACCAAAACCAGTTAAATGTTTATAG
- the frr gene encoding ribosome recycling factor: MINEIRKDTEIRMKKCFDAFKNHINKVRTGRAAPSLLNGIQIEYYGTLTPLRQLANVVAEDSRTLAITVFDRTLAPAVEKAIIASDLGLNPSSAGTIIRVPLPPLTEERRRDLIKIVRTEAEQGRVSMRNARRDANDKVKALLKEKTIGEDEDRRSQENIQKLTDAWIKKIDSALVEKEAELMEI, from the coding sequence GTGATTAATGAAATCCGCAAAGACACCGAAATACGCATGAAAAAATGCTTCGACGCGTTCAAAAACCATATCAATAAAGTTCGTACTGGCCGAGCTGCTCCGAGCTTACTTAACGGTATTCAAATAGAATATTACGGCACGCTCACACCGCTGCGCCAATTAGCGAACGTCGTCGCAGAAGATTCCCGTACTCTGGCTATCACCGTATTTGATCGCACGCTGGCACCAGCAGTAGAAAAGGCCATTATAGCCTCAGATTTGGGGCTTAATCCTTCTTCTGCAGGTACGATCATTCGAGTACCGCTACCGCCGTTAACAGAAGAACGGCGTCGCGATCTTATCAAGATCGTGCGCACGGAAGCTGAGCAGGGACGGGTTTCAATGCGCAACGCGCGTCGCGACGCTAATGATAAAGTTAAAGCCCTATTAAAAGAAAAAACCATCGGAGAAGACGAAGATCGTCGCTCTCAGGAGAATATTCAAAAATTAACCGATGCCTGGATTAAAAAAATTGATAGCGCATTGGTAGAAAAAGAAGCAGAATTAATGGAAATCTAA
- the rpsB gene encoding 30S ribosomal protein S2 → MSTVSINDMLQAGVHFGHQTRYWNPKMKPFIFGTHNKIHIINLEQTVTMFNKALAELKKIAAHKGKILFVGTKRAANEAVKEAAKSCDQFFVNNRWLGGMLTNWKTVRQSIKRLKDLETQSQDGTFEKLTKKEALIRFRELKKLETSLGGIKDMGSLPDALFVIDAEHENIAIKEANNLGIPVFAIVDTNSDPDGVDYIIPGNDDAIRAINLYLNAVATAAVPECHFQDLVAPAEKFFFES, encoded by the coding sequence ATGTCAACTGTTTCTATAAATGACATGCTCCAGGCCGGAGTCCATTTTGGACACCAAACCCGTTACTGGAATCCAAAGATGAAGCCGTTTATTTTCGGTACTCATAATAAGATTCATATTATAAATTTGGAACAAACTGTAACAATGTTCAATAAGGCGCTGGCCGAGCTTAAAAAAATTGCTGCGCATAAAGGTAAAATTTTGTTTGTCGGCACTAAGCGTGCCGCTAACGAAGCGGTCAAAGAAGCGGCTAAAAGCTGCGATCAGTTTTTCGTCAACAATCGCTGGTTAGGTGGTATGTTGACTAACTGGAAAACGGTTCGTCAATCAATCAAGCGTTTAAAAGATTTAGAAACTCAGTCTCAGGACGGAACGTTCGAGAAACTGACTAAAAAAGAAGCACTAATACGTTTTCGTGAACTAAAAAAGTTAGAAACTAGTCTGGGCGGTATTAAGGATATGGGTAGTCTACCAGACGCACTTTTTGTGATAGATGCAGAACATGAAAACATTGCTATTAAGGAAGCTAATAATCTGGGCATTCCAGTTTTCGCTATCGTTGATACCAACTCTGATCCAGACGGCGTCGACTATATCATTCCGGGTAACGACGATGCTATCCGCGCTATTAATTTGTACCTTAATGCCGTCGCAACCGCCGCTGTACCTGAATGTCATTTTCAAGATCTGGTAGCACCAGCTGAAAAATTTTTTTTTGAAAGCTAA
- the fabA gene encoding bifunctional 3-hydroxydecanoyl-ACP dehydratase/trans-2-decenoyl-ACP isomerase: MVDKRESYTKTDLLASSRSELFGTEGPQLPAPQMLMIDRVIKMTVNGGNYNKGFVEAELDIKPNMWFFHCHFIGDPVMPGCLGLDAMWQLVGFYLGWLGGKGKGRALGVGEVKFTGQVLPNAKKVIYRIHFRRVINRKLLMGMADGEVLCYDKTIYTASNLKVGLFKDTAAF; the protein is encoded by the coding sequence ATGGTAGATAAACGCGAATCATATACAAAAACAGACCTGCTGGCTTCTAGCCGGAGCGAACTCTTCGGTACAGAAGGCCCGCAGTTACCTGCGCCTCAGATGTTAATGATAGACAGAGTAATTAAGATGACGGTAAATGGTGGTAACTACAATAAAGGTTTCGTTGAAGCAGAATTAGATATTAAACCGAATATGTGGTTTTTTCACTGCCATTTTATCGGTGATCCGGTGATGCCAGGCTGCTTAGGTTTAGACGCTATGTGGCAATTAGTAGGCTTTTACTTAGGCTGGCTAGGAGGTAAAGGCAAAGGTAGAGCGCTTGGTGTGGGTGAAGTTAAATTCACCGGACAAGTGCTACCGAACGCAAAAAAAGTAATCTATCGCATTCATTTTCGCCGTGTCATTAACCGAAAATTATTAATGGGCATGGCCGATGGTGAAGTTTTATGCTATGATAAAACCATCTATACAGCAAGCAATTTAAAAGTTGGACTTTTTAAAGATACCGCTGCATTCTGA
- the tsf gene encoding translation elongation factor Ts, translating into MTAITAALVKELRERTGAGMMECKKALAEEHGDIELAIDNMRKSGHAKAAKKSVCLATEGIIQTKITQEGKYGVIIELNCETDFVTKDSNFQKFGNEVITAALNERIMDIELLKEKFEEQRILLVTKIGENINIRRLGIIKGNLLGSYLHGTRIGVMLSAEGADQVLLKHIAMHIAASKPEYVNADDIPAEVIEREHQIQLDIAMQSGKPRAIAEKMVEGRMLKFTNEITLTGQQFVIDPSKNVSQLLREHNTKINSFIRFEVGEGIKNAEVNFLP; encoded by the coding sequence ATGACTGCTATTACAGCTGCTCTAGTTAAAGAGCTGCGCGAACGTACTGGCGCAGGTATGATGGAATGCAAGAAAGCCTTAGCTGAAGAACATGGTGATATTGAGTTAGCTATCGATAATATGCGTAAGTCAGGCCATGCAAAAGCTGCCAAAAAATCCGTCTGCTTGGCTACTGAAGGTATCATTCAGACCAAAATAACGCAGGAGGGCAAATACGGCGTCATCATAGAGCTAAACTGTGAAACCGATTTTGTTACTAAAGATAGCAATTTCCAAAAATTCGGTAATGAAGTAATTACTGCTGCACTGAACGAACGTATTATGGATATCGAGTTGCTAAAGGAAAAATTTGAAGAGCAGCGTATCTTACTGGTAACTAAAATTGGTGAAAATATTAATATCCGTCGCCTAGGTATTATAAAAGGTAATCTATTGGGTTCCTACCTACATGGCACGCGCATTGGCGTTATGTTATCCGCCGAAGGCGCAGATCAAGTATTACTAAAACATATCGCAATGCATATTGCAGCCAGTAAACCAGAATATGTGAATGCAGATGATATTCCGGCTGAAGTTATTGAGCGCGAGCATCAAATACAGTTAGACATCGCAATGCAGTCTGGCAAACCGCGTGCCATTGCAGAGAAAATGGTTGAAGGCCGTATGCTTAAGTTCACTAATGAGATTACTTTGACTGGCCAGCAATTCGTAATAGACCCAAGCAAAAATGTCTCTCAGCTTCTGAGAGAACACAATACAAAAATTAACAGTTTTATACGTTTCGAAGTTGGTGAGGGCATTAAAAATGCAGAAGTTAATTTTCTGCCCTAA
- a CDS encoding AAA family ATPase encodes MINKKLEWKYLLPDLTDFLAVFDKPCLPLPKPLASLQPRLMNGLTQFCHSHFSSRFMLLTAKEENDYFNLIAQTVNHILPTPNKPIGSRYIVTSIGVSEQPAVTTEDNFAARDTCAWQCWVEHEQLFGALRCYRDFIDLQPGLVHRANGGVLIVGARALIYQPLLWLRLKQMILQQRFDWLPINKCCPLPVSVPSMPLNLRLIILGERESIADLNYLEPNLNSIAFYGEFESELSINGASAIAQWCAWVNMLAAHHSLPALEADAWPVLIKQAIRYSGDQKKLPLCPQWLTRRLKEAALYSSAQSLLTAQAVIDSEHTRVWRESYLSKRMQDDIVERQIMVETAGQIVGQVNAISVLDFPGHPLSFGEPSRISCVVHIGDGEINDVERKAELGGNLHAKGMMIMQAFLMSVLKLDQQLPFNASLVFEQSYGEVDGDSASLAELVALISALADKPVTQQIAVTGSVDQFGHVQPIGSINEKIEGFYTLCQARGLTGTQGVIFPIANVRHLCLHDDVIKAVREGQFSLWAVHTINEALEILTAMPFDSDKLPSIVKKIRERIANINLHERRKPWGLRWLNWFN; translated from the coding sequence TTGATCAATAAAAAATTGGAATGGAAATATTTACTGCCAGATCTAACAGATTTCTTGGCCGTTTTTGATAAACCATGCCTACCTCTACCAAAACCTTTAGCATCGCTTCAGCCCCGGTTAATGAACGGACTGACGCAATTTTGTCATTCACATTTTTCTAGCCGTTTTATGCTGCTGACAGCAAAGGAGGAAAATGACTATTTTAACCTCATTGCTCAAACAGTTAACCACATCCTTCCGACACCTAATAAACCTATTGGCAGTCGCTATATAGTAACCAGCATTGGCGTAAGCGAGCAGCCAGCAGTAACAACAGAAGATAACTTCGCTGCTCGTGACACATGCGCTTGGCAGTGCTGGGTGGAACATGAGCAGTTGTTCGGCGCATTGCGCTGCTACCGTGATTTTATAGATTTGCAGCCAGGTTTAGTGCATCGCGCCAACGGCGGTGTGCTCATTGTCGGCGCACGCGCCCTGATCTATCAACCTTTGCTATGGCTGCGGCTGAAACAAATGATCTTACAGCAACGTTTCGATTGGCTGCCGATAAATAAATGCTGCCCACTGCCGGTATCAGTTCCGTCGATGCCGTTAAATTTACGACTAATCATACTAGGAGAGCGTGAATCGATTGCTGATCTTAACTATTTGGAACCTAATCTTAATAGTATAGCTTTCTATGGCGAATTTGAGTCTGAATTAAGCATAAATGGTGCTTCTGCAATAGCGCAATGGTGTGCCTGGGTTAACATGCTCGCTGCACACCATAGTCTGCCTGCGCTAGAAGCCGACGCCTGGCCTGTCCTAATAAAACAAGCGATTCGCTACAGTGGTGATCAGAAAAAATTACCTCTTTGCCCACAATGGTTGACCCGTCGACTGAAAGAAGCTGCACTGTATAGTAGTGCACAGTCGTTGCTAACCGCTCAGGCAGTCATCGACAGCGAACACACCCGCGTATGGCGAGAAAGTTACCTTAGCAAACGTATGCAAGATGATATTGTAGAAAGACAAATCATGGTAGAAACAGCAGGCCAGATAGTAGGTCAAGTAAATGCGATTTCGGTACTTGATTTTCCAGGACATCCTCTCTCATTTGGCGAGCCATCGCGTATAAGCTGCGTAGTACATATTGGAGACGGAGAAATCAACGACGTAGAGCGTAAAGCAGAACTAGGTGGTAACTTGCACGCTAAAGGTATGATGATCATGCAGGCGTTTTTAATGTCAGTGCTAAAGCTAGACCAACAGTTGCCTTTTAACGCCTCATTAGTATTTGAACAGTCCTATGGTGAAGTTGATGGTGACAGTGCTTCTTTGGCAGAATTGGTAGCATTGATTAGTGCCCTAGCAGATAAACCAGTAACTCAGCAAATTGCTGTCACAGGCTCAGTAGACCAATTCGGCCACGTGCAACCTATTGGCAGTATAAACGAAAAAATCGAAGGTTTTTATACACTATGTCAAGCGCGTGGCTTAACCGGAACTCAAGGCGTAATTTTTCCAATTGCTAACGTGCGCCATCTCTGTCTGCACGATGACGTCATTAAGGCGGTGCGAGAAGGGCAATTCTCTCTTTGGGCAGTACATACTATCAATGAAGCTTTAGAAATCTTAACCGCTATGCCGTTTGATAGTGATAAACTGCCAAGTATTGTCAAAAAAATACGGGAGCGCATCGCTAATATTAATTTACATGAACGGCGTAAACCCTGGGGGTTACGTTGGCTAAATTGGTTTAATTAG
- the rseP gene encoding sigma E protease regulator RseP produces MLHFFWNIAAFTIAISILITVHEFGHFLVARCCGVAVERFSIGFGRTLWRRSDKHGTEYIIAAIPLGGYVKILDERVDTVAPALHHKAFNYQSVWQRSAIIASGPIFNFLFALFTYWLVFLIGVPSYRPIIGNIAPNSIAAHAKISPGMELKSVDGNETPDWDSVRLKLIDKIGYGEIKLGVTSFSSANLEWKILNLRGWQVEPDKQDPIIALGIIPLGPHVEPLLVEVQPGSAAMRAGLKAGDRIIKVDAHPVEAWQFFVTKVRDNPGRSLQVVIERNGSAQEITLLPDSKVMAQGKVKGFAGVVPKIIPMPEAYKTVQQYELLPALIKAGEKTWQLMRLTVSMLVKLVTGDVKLDNLSGPISIAQGAGMSAKYGLIYYLMFLALISVNLGIINLFPLPVLDGGHLLFLAIEKLKGEPLSEKVQDFIYRISSILLALLMGLALFNDLSRLL; encoded by the coding sequence ATGTTGCACTTTTTCTGGAATATTGCTGCTTTTACAATTGCAATAAGCATATTGATCACTGTGCATGAGTTCGGCCATTTTTTGGTAGCCCGCTGCTGCGGAGTAGCGGTGGAACGTTTTTCCATTGGCTTCGGTCGAACACTGTGGCGCCGGAGCGATAAGCACGGCACAGAATATATTATCGCTGCAATTCCTCTTGGGGGGTATGTCAAAATTCTTGATGAACGGGTAGATACCGTTGCACCAGCTCTTCATCATAAAGCCTTTAATTATCAATCCGTCTGGCAGCGTAGCGCGATTATCGCATCCGGTCCGATATTTAATTTCCTGTTCGCCCTTTTTACTTACTGGCTAGTATTTTTAATAGGGGTGCCTAGCTACCGGCCTATTATTGGTAATATAGCGCCTAATTCTATTGCTGCGCATGCTAAAATATCTCCTGGTATGGAACTGAAGTCGGTTGACGGTAATGAGACGCCTGATTGGGATTCAGTACGCTTAAAACTTATCGATAAGATCGGCTACGGAGAAATCAAGTTGGGCGTAACTTCTTTTAGTTCCGCCAATCTAGAGTGGAAGATATTGAACTTGCGCGGCTGGCAAGTTGAGCCAGACAAGCAAGATCCAATTATAGCGCTGGGCATCATTCCCTTAGGGCCACACGTAGAGCCGTTGCTGGTAGAAGTACAGCCTGGATCAGCAGCGATGAGAGCTGGTTTAAAAGCTGGCGATAGGATCATTAAAGTCGATGCTCATCCAGTTGAGGCATGGCAGTTCTTTGTGACTAAGGTGCGTGATAATCCAGGCCGGTCGTTGCAGGTGGTTATAGAACGTAATGGTAGCGCTCAGGAAATAACTTTGTTGCCAGATAGCAAGGTTATGGCGCAAGGAAAAGTTAAAGGCTTTGCGGGCGTGGTGCCGAAAATAATTCCAATGCCGGAGGCTTATAAAACTGTACAACAATATGAACTACTGCCAGCCTTAATTAAGGCTGGCGAGAAAACCTGGCAGCTAATGCGACTTACAGTCAGTATGTTAGTCAAGTTGGTCACTGGAGATGTAAAGCTAGATAATCTTAGCGGACCGATATCTATCGCCCAGGGGGCTGGTATGTCGGCAAAATACGGTTTAATTTATTACTTAATGTTTTTAGCCTTAATAAGTGTCAATTTAGGTATAATTAATTTATTTCCGTTACCTGTGTTAGATGGTGGACACTTGTTATTCCTAGCGATAGAAAAACTAAAAGGTGAGCCATTGTCAGAAAAAGTACAAGATTTTATTTACCGTATAAGCTCGATTTTGCTAGCATTGCTAATGGGTCTGGCTCTTTTCAATGATTTATCTAGGCTATTATAG